The Pyrus communis chromosome 9, drPyrComm1.1, whole genome shotgun sequence genome has a segment encoding these proteins:
- the LOC137744203 gene encoding WRKY DNA-binding transcription factor 70-like has product MEWSWPESVLSNRERVVEELIQGRELASQLSKAFANRSLVVNGDDGGSAEGIVNKILGSFVNTLLIINGKESDQEFVSDQIQGNSSGVSGGCTGVSDGRRGGAYSSSWDANHDHPANIKSEDYNEEEISCKSTSTFKDRRGSYMRRKASHSWTRDTPDSNIDDSHAWRKYGQKVIHNAKHPRNYFRCTHKYDQACKATKQVQQVQDHPPGFRTTYYGTHTCRDYPKASELVLDCTSPRDSSKFISFDNANCLENKQEHPFFTSFASSSVKEELIVKATSDHTVTSHNNHSSPSDYLLSHDDLMAFDSFWPMSEFSSSIDQYDRDVFLKMIAES; this is encoded by the exons ATGGAGTGGTCTTGGCCGGAAAGTGTGCTCTCAAATAGGGAGAGGGTGGTGGAGGAGTTGATCCAAGGGCGTGAACTGGCAAGTCAACTTAGTAAGGCTTTTGCTAATAGATCACTTGTTGTtaatggtgatgatggtggATCGGCTGAAGGAATTGTTAATAAGATTTTGGGGTCATTTGTGAATACCCTTTTGATTATAAATGGGAAGGAGTCTGATCAGGAGTTTGTTTCTGATCAGATTCAAGGAAATAGTAGTGGAGTCAGTGGTGGTTGTACTGGTGTTAGTGACGGTCGTCGTGGTGGTGCATATTCATCATCTTGGGATGCTAATCATGATCATCCAGCTAATATTAAGTCTGAAGATTATAATGAGGAGGAGATCAGTTGTAAGAGCACTTCAACCTTCAAGGATCGAAGAGGTTCCTACATGAGAAG AAAGGCTTCACACTCTTGGACTAGAGACACTCCTGATTCGAATATTGATGACAGTCATGCATGGAGAAAGTACGGACAGAAAGTTATCCACAATGCCAAACATCCAAG GAACTACTTTAGATGCACTCACAAATACGATCAAGCGTGCAAAGCAACCAAGCAAGTGCAACAAGTTCAAGATCATCCACCAGGGTTTCGAACCACATATTATGGCACCCACACGTGCAGAGACTACCCCAAAGCCTCTGAACTGGTCTTGGATTGCACTAGTCCTAGAGATTCCTCAAAATTCATTAGTTTTGACAACGCCAACTGTTTGGAAAACAAACAAGAGCACCCATTTTTCACATCCTTCGCTTCATCATCAGTTAAAGAAGAACTGATCGTCAAGGCAACAAGTGATCATACGGTGACAAGCCACAACAACCATTCGTCACCGAGTGATTATCTACTGTCGCATGATGATCTGATGGCATTCGATTCCTTTTGGCCCATGAGCGAGTTTTCATCAAGCATTGATCAGTATGATCGTGATGTGTTTTTGAAGATGATTGCCGAGTCTTAA
- the LOC137746303 gene encoding probable WRKY transcription factor 38, whose amino-acid sequence MEEFIQGRELASQLSKAFDNRSLVNGEDWGSAEGIVNKILGSFVGTLLIINGKESVQEFVSDQIQGNSGDVSGGGSGGGSGVGGGGSGVGSGVGDGGSDGGGGAYSSSADANHDHAAAMKSEDCTEEEISCKSTLTFKDGRGSYKRRKTSHSWTRDTSALIADGHAWRKYGQKIIHNAKHPRNYFRCTYKYDQACKATKHVQQVQDHPPVFRTVYYGTHKCRDYLKTSELLLDCTSPRDSSQFISFENVNCLTNKQEHPFFASFTSSSVEEEVFVREDMPTTDHMVTSDHNHSSPCDHLVSRDLTAFESSGPMSGFSSSIDQYDHEDVFSGMIAESYFDIYNEVLQYGF is encoded by the exons ATGGAGGAGTTCATACAAGGGCGTGAACTGGCAAGTCAACTTAGTAAGGCTTTTGATAATAGGTCACTTGTTAATGGTGAAGATTGGGGATCGGCTGAAGGTATTGTTAATAAGATTTTGGGGTCATTCGTTGGTACCCTCTTGATTATAAATGGGAAGGAGTCTGTTCAGGAGTTTGTTTCTGATCAGATTCAAGGAAATAGTGGTGATGTTAGTGGCGGTGGGAGTGGCGGTGGTAGTGGTGTTGGTGGCGGTGGTAGCGGTGTTGGTAGTGGTGTTGGTGACGGTGgtagtgatggtggtggtggtgcttaTTCATCATCTGCGGATGCTAATCATGATCATGCAGCTGCTATGAAGTCTGAAGATTGTACTGAGGAGGAGATCAGTTGTAAGAGCACGTTAACCTTCAAGGATGGTAGAGGTTCTTACAAGAGAAG AAAGACTTCACACTCTTGGACTAGAGACACTTCTGCGTTGATTGCCGACGGTCATGCATGGAGAAAGTATGGACAAAAAATTATCCACAATGCCAAGCATCCAAG GAACTACTTTAGATGCACATACAAATACGATCAAGCTTGCAAAGCAACCAAGCACGTGCAACAAGTTCAAGATCATCCACCAGTGTTTCGAACCGTATATTATGGCACCCACAAGTGCAGAGACTACCTCAAAACTTCTGAACTGCTCTTGGATTGCACAAGTCCTAGAGATTCTTCACAGTTCATTAGTTTTGAAAACGTCAATTGTTTGACAAACAAACAAGAGCACCCATTTTTTGCATCCTTCACTTCATCATCAGTTGAAGAAGAAGTGTTCGTCAGAGAAGATATGCCAACAACTGATCATATGGTGACAAGCGACCACAACCATTCATCACCGTGCGATCATCTTGTGTCGCGTGATCTGACAGCGTTCGAGTCCTCTGGGCCCATGAGCGGGTTTTCATCAAGCATTGATCAGTATGATCATGAAGATGTGTTTTCGGGGATGATTGCCGAGTCTTACTTTGATATATATAATGAAGTTTTGCAATatggattttga